In Heliomicrobium undosum, the sequence TATGCGACAGCGATTCCTTTTTACTTTGCTCTCTATCAAGCTTTTAAACTGTTAGGCTATATTGACAAGAACGAAGCGTTCTCGGAATTATCTGTAACGGCATTAAAGAGTATAAAAAACTGTGCGATTACAATCAGTATCTTGTATATGGCCGGCATGCCGCTCTTCTATCTCATGGCGGAGGTAGACGACGCCCCAGGTATCATACTCATCGGAATGGTCATGATTTTCGCTTCAATGGTCGTTGCTATTTTCGCTGCTGTACTTCAAAAGCTATTGAAAAATGCCATCGATATAAAATCTGAAAATGATCTAACGGTCTGAGGTGAATAACATGACTATAATCATCAATATCGATGTCATGCTGGCAAAAAGAAAAATGAGTGTCACCGAACTTTCTGAACGAGTTGGGATTACGCTGGCTAATCTTTCTATATTGAAAAATGGAAAGGCAAAAGCGATTCGATTATCCACGCTAGAGGCGATTTGCAAGGCTTTAGAATGTCAGCCTGGGGATATTTTAGAATACAAAAGCGACGAAGACAGCCAGGGATAATAATGTTCGGTGAATAAACATTGTAACGGAAGGTAAGACTGAATATGGCAAGGGGAGCAACACCATGGACATGAGCAAATTGATTATTGAAAATATCGCCAACCCTCATGAGTTGGAGAGAATGTTTAGAAAAGATCCCGAGGCGTTTAAAAAGTCATTCCCGTACGCCTGGGAAAAAAGACCTGATTCCCACGTTCTTGCCGTTTGGTATGAAAGATTGCATTTCAAGGAGACGGCAAATACAGAAAAGGCTTCTTTGCTTCAGAAAGACTTCTTATCCATGGGCATTTTAGCAATTCTGGCCGGGATAAGCACCAGGGTGATTTTGCATCTTACGGAACAGCAAGCCATCGCCCCGATCAACCTGGTTTTTGGCATACTTCCTTTTATTGCCGCTTATTTTGTGTACAATAATCCCCCCAAAAAAAATGTTCTTTACACCCTCGCATCGTTATTTCTCATCTCCGTATTTTATATGAATATGCTTCCGCAAGAGCAGACAGACAGTATTATCCTGGCTTATCTACACCTTCCTATTTTCTTATGGGTTCTATTAGGGCTTGCATTTACAGGAAATGAATATGGCATAGGCAGCACGAGATTAGCCTATCTCAAATTTAACGGGGAATTCTCCATACTCTACGCCAGCATGGCCATCAGCGGAATGGTGCTCACAGCATTAACCATGCAGTT encodes:
- a CDS encoding DUF2975 domain-containing protein, encoding MKRETLFLKLAVILMGFPVLALCVFVVPEIANFAAELYPDWAYMKHLVSIDLYATAIPFYFALYQAFKLLGYIDKNEAFSELSVTALKSIKNCAITISILYMAGMPLFYLMAEVDDAPGIILIGMVMIFASMVVAIFAAVLQKLLKNAIDIKSENDLTV
- a CDS encoding helix-turn-helix domain-containing protein, with the translated sequence MTIIINIDVMLAKRKMSVTELSERVGITLANLSILKNGKAKAIRLSTLEAICKALECQPGDILEYKSDEDSQG
- a CDS encoding DUF4153 domain-containing protein produces the protein MDMSKLIIENIANPHELERMFRKDPEAFKKSFPYAWEKRPDSHVLAVWYERLHFKETANTEKASLLQKDFLSMGILAILAGISTRVILHLTEQQAIAPINLVFGILPFIAAYFVYNNPPKKNVLYTLASLFLISVFYMNMLPQEQTDSIILAYLHLPIFLWVLLGLAFTGNEYGIGSTRLAYLKFNGEFSILYASMAISGMVLTALTMQLFTFVGMDISEFYFENVVLFGAAALAIVATYLVTRNLKIAKNIAPYIAKIFSPLVLATLLVYLITVIWVGKNPFMDRDFLLSFNGILLCVLAVTIFSITESGTDEKKNISDYINFALIVLALIIDSVALSAIMFRLSSFGITPNRLAVLGVNILIWANLIWIMLSYMRFLRNKTGPSTIQDAVTTYLPLYGLWAAIVTFTFPFIF